One Oryza brachyantha chromosome 3, ObraRS2, whole genome shotgun sequence DNA segment encodes these proteins:
- the LOC102706922 gene encoding phosphoinositide phospholipase C 2-like isoform X1 → MRRCVKSHLQGARRRAGKSGRTSKASRTARPTRVATAATTMGTYKCCIFFTRRFALSDASTPGDVRALFTHHAVGAPYMGADELRRYLTANGDEDADIDMAEQIVDRILQERSRTPRFGRPTLTVDDFHHFLFSEDLNPPICHSKEVYHDMNAPLSHYFIYTGHNSYLTGNQLSSDCSDIPIIKALQVGVRVIELDMWPNSSKDDVNILHGRTLTAPVSLIKCLKSIKEYAFVASPYPVIITLEDHLTSNLQEKVAKMVLEVFGDILYYPESKHLQEFPSPEALKGRVILSTKPPKEYLESKVGSMKDKDIESQFTKGENEEAAWGIEVPDIQDEMQSAVKQHENDTLYTQRDVEEDDEKKTCQHHPLEYKHLITIKAGKPKGATVDALKGDPDKVRRLSLSEQELAKVAARHGRNIVRFTHKNLLRIYPKGTRFNSSNYNPFLGWVHGAQMVAFNMQGHGRSLWLMHGFFKANGGCGYVKKPDFMMQTCPDGNVFNPKADLPVKKTLKVKVYMGEGWQSDFKQTYFDTYSPPDFYAKVGIAGVPSDSVMKKTRAVEDSWVPVWEEEFVFPLTVPEIALLRVEVHEYDVSDDDFGGQTALPVSELRPGIRTVPLFDHKGLKFKSVKLLMRFEFI, encoded by the exons ATGCGTAGATGTGTCAAATCTCATTTACAG GGAGCTAGGCGACGAGCCGGGAAGAGCGGACGAACCAGCAAAGCCTCACGCACGGCGAGGCCCACGAGGGTggcaacggcggcgacgacgatggggACGTACAAGTGCTGCATCTTCTTCACCCGCAGGTTTGCATTGAGCGATGCATCCACGCCGGGCGACGTGCGTGCGTTATTCACCCACCACGCCGTCGGCGCGCCATACATGGGTGCTGACGAGCTCCGACGCTACCTCACCGCCAATGGAGACGAGGATGCTGACATCGATATGGCGGAGCAGATCGTTGACCGGATCCTGCAGGAGCGTAGTCGCACCCCGCGGTTCGGGAGGCCAACGCTCACTGTCGACGACTTCCACCACTTCCTCTTCTCCGAGGACCTCAACCCACCCATCTGCCACTCCAAGGAA GTCTATCATGACATGAACGCACCATTGTCACACTACTTCATATACACTGGACACAACTCGTATTTGACTGGGAATCAACTTAGCAGTGATTGCAGTGATATTCCCATCATTAAGGCATTGCAAGTAGGTGTTCGTGTAATTGAATTGGACATGTGGCCAAATTCTTCTAAAGATGATGTTAATATTCTCCATGGAAG GACACTAACTGCCCCGGTATCACTTATCAAATGCTTGAAGTCCATCAAagaatatgcctttgttgcATCTCCTTACCCTGTTATTATAACATTAGAAGACCACCTTACATCTAATCTTCAGGAGAAAGTTGCCAAG atgGTTCTTGAAGTATTTGGAGATATCCTATATTATCCTGAATCAAAACATCTTCAAGAATTTCCTTCGCCCGAAGCACTTAAGGGACGTGTCATCCTCTCAACAAAACCCCCAAAGGAGTATCTTGAATCAAAGGTTGGTTCTATGAAAGACAAAGACATTGAGTCTCAATTTACCAAAGGAGAAAACGAAGAAGCGGCATGGGGAATTGAAGTCCCAGATATACAAGATGAGATGCAATCTGCCGTCAAG CAGCACGAGAATGATACACTATACACCCAAAGAGATgtggaagaagatgatgagaaGAAGACGTGTCAGCATCATCCATTAGAGTATAAACACCTTATTACTATTAAGGCAGGAAAACCGAAGGGTGCTACAGTCGATGCCTTAAAGGGTGATCCAGATAAAGTTAGGCGCCTTAGTTTGAGCGAGCAGGAGCTTGCAAAAGTGGCAGCACGTCATGGTCGCAACATTGTCCG CTTTACACATAAAAATCTTCTGAGAATATACCCAAAGGGCACTCGCTTCAATTCCTCGAACTATAATCCATTCCTTGGTTGGGTGCATGGTGCACAAATGGTGGCATTTAATATGCAG GGACACGGAAGATCCCTTTGGCTAATGCACGGATTCTTCAAAGCTAATGGAGGATGTGGATATGTGAAGAAACCAGATTTCATGATGCAAACTTGTCCAGATGGAAATGTTTTCAACCCAAAAGCAGATTTACCTGTGAAGAAAACACTAAAG GTCAAAGTATACATGGGTGAAGGTTGGCAGAGTGACTTCAAGCAGACATACTTCGACACATATTCTCCTCCTGATTTCTATGCAAAG GTGGGCATTGCCGGGGTTCCATCGGACTCGGTGATGAAGAAGACGAGAGCCGTGGAGGACAGCTGGGTCCCGGTgtgggaggaggagttcgTCTTCCCGCTGACCGTCCCGGAGATCGCGCTGCTCCGCGTCGAGGTGCACGAGTACGACGTGAGCGACGACGACTTcggcggtcagaccgccctTCCGGTGTCGGAGCTCCGGCCGGGGATTCGGACCGTGCCGCTCTTCGACCACAAGGGGCTCAAGTTCAAGAGCGTCAAGCTCCTCATGCGGTTCGAGTTCATCTAG
- the LOC102706922 gene encoding phosphoinositide phospholipase C 2-like isoform X2 has translation MRRCVKSHLQGARRRAGKSGRTSKASRTARPTRVATAATTMGTYKCCIFFTRRFALSDASTPGDVRALFTHHAVGAPYMGADELRRYLTANGDEDADIDMAEQIVDRILQERSRTPRFGRPTLTVDDFHHFLFSEDLNPPICHSKEVYHDMNAPLSHYFIYTGHNSYLTGNQLSSDCSDIPIIKALQVGVRVIELDMWPNSSKDDVNILHGRTLTAPVSLIKCLKSIKEYAFVASPYPVIITLEDHLTSNLQEKVAKMVLEVFGDILYYPESKHLQEFPSPEALKGRVILSTKPPKEYLESKVGSMKDKDIESQFTKGENEEAAWGIEVPDIQDEMQSAVKHENDTLYTQRDVEEDDEKKTCQHHPLEYKHLITIKAGKPKGATVDALKGDPDKVRRLSLSEQELAKVAARHGRNIVRFTHKNLLRIYPKGTRFNSSNYNPFLGWVHGAQMVAFNMQGHGRSLWLMHGFFKANGGCGYVKKPDFMMQTCPDGNVFNPKADLPVKKTLKVKVYMGEGWQSDFKQTYFDTYSPPDFYAKVGIAGVPSDSVMKKTRAVEDSWVPVWEEEFVFPLTVPEIALLRVEVHEYDVSDDDFGGQTALPVSELRPGIRTVPLFDHKGLKFKSVKLLMRFEFI, from the exons ATGCGTAGATGTGTCAAATCTCATTTACAG GGAGCTAGGCGACGAGCCGGGAAGAGCGGACGAACCAGCAAAGCCTCACGCACGGCGAGGCCCACGAGGGTggcaacggcggcgacgacgatggggACGTACAAGTGCTGCATCTTCTTCACCCGCAGGTTTGCATTGAGCGATGCATCCACGCCGGGCGACGTGCGTGCGTTATTCACCCACCACGCCGTCGGCGCGCCATACATGGGTGCTGACGAGCTCCGACGCTACCTCACCGCCAATGGAGACGAGGATGCTGACATCGATATGGCGGAGCAGATCGTTGACCGGATCCTGCAGGAGCGTAGTCGCACCCCGCGGTTCGGGAGGCCAACGCTCACTGTCGACGACTTCCACCACTTCCTCTTCTCCGAGGACCTCAACCCACCCATCTGCCACTCCAAGGAA GTCTATCATGACATGAACGCACCATTGTCACACTACTTCATATACACTGGACACAACTCGTATTTGACTGGGAATCAACTTAGCAGTGATTGCAGTGATATTCCCATCATTAAGGCATTGCAAGTAGGTGTTCGTGTAATTGAATTGGACATGTGGCCAAATTCTTCTAAAGATGATGTTAATATTCTCCATGGAAG GACACTAACTGCCCCGGTATCACTTATCAAATGCTTGAAGTCCATCAAagaatatgcctttgttgcATCTCCTTACCCTGTTATTATAACATTAGAAGACCACCTTACATCTAATCTTCAGGAGAAAGTTGCCAAG atgGTTCTTGAAGTATTTGGAGATATCCTATATTATCCTGAATCAAAACATCTTCAAGAATTTCCTTCGCCCGAAGCACTTAAGGGACGTGTCATCCTCTCAACAAAACCCCCAAAGGAGTATCTTGAATCAAAGGTTGGTTCTATGAAAGACAAAGACATTGAGTCTCAATTTACCAAAGGAGAAAACGAAGAAGCGGCATGGGGAATTGAAGTCCCAGATATACAAGATGAGATGCAATCTGCCGTCAAG CACGAGAATGATACACTATACACCCAAAGAGATgtggaagaagatgatgagaaGAAGACGTGTCAGCATCATCCATTAGAGTATAAACACCTTATTACTATTAAGGCAGGAAAACCGAAGGGTGCTACAGTCGATGCCTTAAAGGGTGATCCAGATAAAGTTAGGCGCCTTAGTTTGAGCGAGCAGGAGCTTGCAAAAGTGGCAGCACGTCATGGTCGCAACATTGTCCG CTTTACACATAAAAATCTTCTGAGAATATACCCAAAGGGCACTCGCTTCAATTCCTCGAACTATAATCCATTCCTTGGTTGGGTGCATGGTGCACAAATGGTGGCATTTAATATGCAG GGACACGGAAGATCCCTTTGGCTAATGCACGGATTCTTCAAAGCTAATGGAGGATGTGGATATGTGAAGAAACCAGATTTCATGATGCAAACTTGTCCAGATGGAAATGTTTTCAACCCAAAAGCAGATTTACCTGTGAAGAAAACACTAAAG GTCAAAGTATACATGGGTGAAGGTTGGCAGAGTGACTTCAAGCAGACATACTTCGACACATATTCTCCTCCTGATTTCTATGCAAAG GTGGGCATTGCCGGGGTTCCATCGGACTCGGTGATGAAGAAGACGAGAGCCGTGGAGGACAGCTGGGTCCCGGTgtgggaggaggagttcgTCTTCCCGCTGACCGTCCCGGAGATCGCGCTGCTCCGCGTCGAGGTGCACGAGTACGACGTGAGCGACGACGACTTcggcggtcagaccgccctTCCGGTGTCGGAGCTCCGGCCGGGGATTCGGACCGTGCCGCTCTTCGACCACAAGGGGCTCAAGTTCAAGAGCGTCAAGCTCCTCATGCGGTTCGAGTTCATCTAG
- the LOC102706922 gene encoding phosphoinositide phospholipase C 6-like isoform X3 yields MGTYKCCIFFTRRFALSDASTPGDVRALFTHHAVGAPYMGADELRRYLTANGDEDADIDMAEQIVDRILQERSRTPRFGRPTLTVDDFHHFLFSEDLNPPICHSKEVYHDMNAPLSHYFIYTGHNSYLTGNQLSSDCSDIPIIKALQVGVRVIELDMWPNSSKDDVNILHGRTLTAPVSLIKCLKSIKEYAFVASPYPVIITLEDHLTSNLQEKVAKMVLEVFGDILYYPESKHLQEFPSPEALKGRVILSTKPPKEYLESKVGSMKDKDIESQFTKGENEEAAWGIEVPDIQDEMQSAVKQHENDTLYTQRDVEEDDEKKTCQHHPLEYKHLITIKAGKPKGATVDALKGDPDKVRRLSLSEQELAKVAARHGRNIVRFTHKNLLRIYPKGTRFNSSNYNPFLGWVHGAQMVAFNMQGHGRSLWLMHGFFKANGGCGYVKKPDFMMQTCPDGNVFNPKADLPVKKTLKVKVYMGEGWQSDFKQTYFDTYSPPDFYAKVGIAGVPSDSVMKKTRAVEDSWVPVWEEEFVFPLTVPEIALLRVEVHEYDVSDDDFGGQTALPVSELRPGIRTVPLFDHKGLKFKSVKLLMRFEFI; encoded by the exons atggggACGTACAAGTGCTGCATCTTCTTCACCCGCAGGTTTGCATTGAGCGATGCATCCACGCCGGGCGACGTGCGTGCGTTATTCACCCACCACGCCGTCGGCGCGCCATACATGGGTGCTGACGAGCTCCGACGCTACCTCACCGCCAATGGAGACGAGGATGCTGACATCGATATGGCGGAGCAGATCGTTGACCGGATCCTGCAGGAGCGTAGTCGCACCCCGCGGTTCGGGAGGCCAACGCTCACTGTCGACGACTTCCACCACTTCCTCTTCTCCGAGGACCTCAACCCACCCATCTGCCACTCCAAGGAA GTCTATCATGACATGAACGCACCATTGTCACACTACTTCATATACACTGGACACAACTCGTATTTGACTGGGAATCAACTTAGCAGTGATTGCAGTGATATTCCCATCATTAAGGCATTGCAAGTAGGTGTTCGTGTAATTGAATTGGACATGTGGCCAAATTCTTCTAAAGATGATGTTAATATTCTCCATGGAAG GACACTAACTGCCCCGGTATCACTTATCAAATGCTTGAAGTCCATCAAagaatatgcctttgttgcATCTCCTTACCCTGTTATTATAACATTAGAAGACCACCTTACATCTAATCTTCAGGAGAAAGTTGCCAAG atgGTTCTTGAAGTATTTGGAGATATCCTATATTATCCTGAATCAAAACATCTTCAAGAATTTCCTTCGCCCGAAGCACTTAAGGGACGTGTCATCCTCTCAACAAAACCCCCAAAGGAGTATCTTGAATCAAAGGTTGGTTCTATGAAAGACAAAGACATTGAGTCTCAATTTACCAAAGGAGAAAACGAAGAAGCGGCATGGGGAATTGAAGTCCCAGATATACAAGATGAGATGCAATCTGCCGTCAAG CAGCACGAGAATGATACACTATACACCCAAAGAGATgtggaagaagatgatgagaaGAAGACGTGTCAGCATCATCCATTAGAGTATAAACACCTTATTACTATTAAGGCAGGAAAACCGAAGGGTGCTACAGTCGATGCCTTAAAGGGTGATCCAGATAAAGTTAGGCGCCTTAGTTTGAGCGAGCAGGAGCTTGCAAAAGTGGCAGCACGTCATGGTCGCAACATTGTCCG CTTTACACATAAAAATCTTCTGAGAATATACCCAAAGGGCACTCGCTTCAATTCCTCGAACTATAATCCATTCCTTGGTTGGGTGCATGGTGCACAAATGGTGGCATTTAATATGCAG GGACACGGAAGATCCCTTTGGCTAATGCACGGATTCTTCAAAGCTAATGGAGGATGTGGATATGTGAAGAAACCAGATTTCATGATGCAAACTTGTCCAGATGGAAATGTTTTCAACCCAAAAGCAGATTTACCTGTGAAGAAAACACTAAAG GTCAAAGTATACATGGGTGAAGGTTGGCAGAGTGACTTCAAGCAGACATACTTCGACACATATTCTCCTCCTGATTTCTATGCAAAG GTGGGCATTGCCGGGGTTCCATCGGACTCGGTGATGAAGAAGACGAGAGCCGTGGAGGACAGCTGGGTCCCGGTgtgggaggaggagttcgTCTTCCCGCTGACCGTCCCGGAGATCGCGCTGCTCCGCGTCGAGGTGCACGAGTACGACGTGAGCGACGACGACTTcggcggtcagaccgccctTCCGGTGTCGGAGCTCCGGCCGGGGATTCGGACCGTGCCGCTCTTCGACCACAAGGGGCTCAAGTTCAAGAGCGTCAAGCTCCTCATGCGGTTCGAGTTCATCTAG
- the LOC102706922 gene encoding phosphoinositide phospholipase C 2-like isoform X4 gives MNAPLSHYFIYTGHNSYLTGNQLSSDCSDIPIIKALQVGVRVIELDMWPNSSKDDVNILHGRTLTAPVSLIKCLKSIKEYAFVASPYPVIITLEDHLTSNLQEKVAKMVLEVFGDILYYPESKHLQEFPSPEALKGRVILSTKPPKEYLESKVGSMKDKDIESQFTKGENEEAAWGIEVPDIQDEMQSAVKQHENDTLYTQRDVEEDDEKKTCQHHPLEYKHLITIKAGKPKGATVDALKGDPDKVRRLSLSEQELAKVAARHGRNIVRFTHKNLLRIYPKGTRFNSSNYNPFLGWVHGAQMVAFNMQGHGRSLWLMHGFFKANGGCGYVKKPDFMMQTCPDGNVFNPKADLPVKKTLKVKVYMGEGWQSDFKQTYFDTYSPPDFYAKVGIAGVPSDSVMKKTRAVEDSWVPVWEEEFVFPLTVPEIALLRVEVHEYDVSDDDFGGQTALPVSELRPGIRTVPLFDHKGLKFKSVKLLMRFEFI, from the exons ATGAACGCACCATTGTCACACTACTTCATATACACTGGACACAACTCGTATTTGACTGGGAATCAACTTAGCAGTGATTGCAGTGATATTCCCATCATTAAGGCATTGCAAGTAGGTGTTCGTGTAATTGAATTGGACATGTGGCCAAATTCTTCTAAAGATGATGTTAATATTCTCCATGGAAG GACACTAACTGCCCCGGTATCACTTATCAAATGCTTGAAGTCCATCAAagaatatgcctttgttgcATCTCCTTACCCTGTTATTATAACATTAGAAGACCACCTTACATCTAATCTTCAGGAGAAAGTTGCCAAG atgGTTCTTGAAGTATTTGGAGATATCCTATATTATCCTGAATCAAAACATCTTCAAGAATTTCCTTCGCCCGAAGCACTTAAGGGACGTGTCATCCTCTCAACAAAACCCCCAAAGGAGTATCTTGAATCAAAGGTTGGTTCTATGAAAGACAAAGACATTGAGTCTCAATTTACCAAAGGAGAAAACGAAGAAGCGGCATGGGGAATTGAAGTCCCAGATATACAAGATGAGATGCAATCTGCCGTCAAG CAGCACGAGAATGATACACTATACACCCAAAGAGATgtggaagaagatgatgagaaGAAGACGTGTCAGCATCATCCATTAGAGTATAAACACCTTATTACTATTAAGGCAGGAAAACCGAAGGGTGCTACAGTCGATGCCTTAAAGGGTGATCCAGATAAAGTTAGGCGCCTTAGTTTGAGCGAGCAGGAGCTTGCAAAAGTGGCAGCACGTCATGGTCGCAACATTGTCCG CTTTACACATAAAAATCTTCTGAGAATATACCCAAAGGGCACTCGCTTCAATTCCTCGAACTATAATCCATTCCTTGGTTGGGTGCATGGTGCACAAATGGTGGCATTTAATATGCAG GGACACGGAAGATCCCTTTGGCTAATGCACGGATTCTTCAAAGCTAATGGAGGATGTGGATATGTGAAGAAACCAGATTTCATGATGCAAACTTGTCCAGATGGAAATGTTTTCAACCCAAAAGCAGATTTACCTGTGAAGAAAACACTAAAG GTCAAAGTATACATGGGTGAAGGTTGGCAGAGTGACTTCAAGCAGACATACTTCGACACATATTCTCCTCCTGATTTCTATGCAAAG GTGGGCATTGCCGGGGTTCCATCGGACTCGGTGATGAAGAAGACGAGAGCCGTGGAGGACAGCTGGGTCCCGGTgtgggaggaggagttcgTCTTCCCGCTGACCGTCCCGGAGATCGCGCTGCTCCGCGTCGAGGTGCACGAGTACGACGTGAGCGACGACGACTTcggcggtcagaccgccctTCCGGTGTCGGAGCTCCGGCCGGGGATTCGGACCGTGCCGCTCTTCGACCACAAGGGGCTCAAGTTCAAGAGCGTCAAGCTCCTCATGCGGTTCGAGTTCATCTAG
- the LOC102714634 gene encoding rhodanese-like domain-containing protein 10 → MAMRAAATAAAPCFAGSRRHPRVRAQAAAPWAGGAEELVRSGAVRAVRPRDAAQAMRAEGYRLLDVRPEWERARAAVRGSAHAPLFVGDEDMGAVTLLKKWVHFGYIGLWTGQSFTKMNDRFLEDVSAAADGEGKDARLLVACGEGLRSLIAVRMLYDDGYRNVAWLAGGFSKCVDGDFADVEGESKLQYATVGGVSYIFLQILLLLRVVK, encoded by the exons ATGGCGATGAGAGCCgcggcgaccgcggcggcgccctgcTTCGCCGGCTCGCGACGGCACCCGCGCGTCagggcgcaggcggcggcgccgtgggcCGGAGGCGCGGAGGAGCTTGTGCGTTCGGGCGCGGTGCGGGCGGTGCGGCCGAGGGACGCGGCGCAGGCGATGCGAGCGGAGGGGTACCGGCTGCTGGACGTCAGGCCGGAGTGGgagcgcgcccgcgccgccgtgcgggGCTCCGCGCACGCGCCGCTGTTCGTGGGGGACGAGGACATGGGCGCCGTCACGCTGCTCAAGAAGTGGGTCCACTTCGGCTACATCGGGCTCTGGACCGGCCAGTCCTTCACCAAGATGAACGACCGCTTCCTCGAGgacgtctccgccgccgccgacggcgaagGCAAGGACGCCAGGCTGCTGGTCGCCTGCGGCGAGGGCCTCCG CTCGTTGATTGCGGTGAGGATGCTGTACGACGACGGGTACAGGAACGTGGCGTGGCTCGCCGGAGGGTTCAGCAAGTGCGTCGACGGCGACTTCGCCGACGTGGAGGGGGAGAGCAAGCTGCAGTACGCCACCGTGGGGGGAGTATCCTACATCTTCCTCCAgatcctgctgctgctgcgggtAGTCAAGTGA